ACTGATAACAACTCGTACATGTTGTCTTTGTATGACATATAATGTCTGGATTCACTAGTCTTATGGTAGTGAAAGGGGGGTTGTCTCTCTGACAAAATAACCTTTCAGTTTCATATGAGAGATTATTCAGCTACATAATTATAACTACGATAACTCTTGTGAAGTGGGAGAAAACACTTCATTTGCTTTCATATTGTAATGTATCATACAGTGTAAATATGAAACTCTGTTTCTGTGTTGGTACCAAAGGCAAGATGGCTATTTTACAGATGGATGACAGCTCATTCGAAAACATAACTCAGGATGAGATTGACGAAATCCGCCGCCATGTCGATGAACATGGGTTGAGTGGGTTACCAAGAGTAATCCAAGAAAAGATGACCGAGTGGCAGAATGTTCCATTATCTGTCGCGGTTGTTGGCGAGTCCGGTGTGGGAAAGTCAACCTTCATCAACAGCATCCGTGGTCTGACAGCAGATGATGAAGGAAGTGCGGCTGTTGGGACAGGAGACACGACAAAGGAACCAACTATGTATCGCCATCCCTACAATGAAAAGCTGGTGTTTTGGGATCTACCTGGTGTCGGAACACCTAAGTTTCCCCAAGACAAGTCCTACCTTGGACGGGTTGGATACTCAAAATACGACTTCTTCCTCCTGCTGTCGGATGATAGATTCACATCAAAAGACATCTGGTTAGCATGGGAAATAGAGTCTTTGAAAAAAGATTACTTCTTCGTCAGGACGAAGATTGATGATGCCATGGAGAGTGCTGAGCATAGCGAACACAACTTTTCACAATCTAAGATTCTCGAGCGAATTAAAAAGAATTGCAATGACAATTTTACGGCTGGGCAGCTGAAAAAGAGACCCGTGTACTGCATAGATAGCTATGACAAACATACGTGGGACTACTCAAAGCTAATGGAAGACATCCTAGTTTCCTTACCTGAACAAAAGAGGAATGCACTTGTGCTGTCACTGTCTCCGCTCACAAAAGGAGTCATTAAATCTAAGACTGTGGTTCTAAAGACACGGGCGAAAAAGGTGGCACTGATATCTGGAATCCAGGGAGCAGGTACCTCACTTATTCCAATCCCTCTTCTCGGAGGCGCGATCAGTGTATCGCTAGATATTGCTCTTCTGGCTAACGAGGTGATTTTCTACTTGAAGCAGTATGGACTGGATGATGCGTCATTACGGGAACTTTCTTCCAGGACGAATACACCAGTGGAATACTTCAAAGATGCCCTGAAGGATGGGTCTACCATCATGGCTTCCCGCCAGTCTGTCAAAACATTCTTAACTAACATGGTCAAATCAGAGGCAGCAGAAGAGGCTGTGAAGCGCATTCCCATAGAACTGACCCGTTTTATACCAATTGTGAATGCTCTTGTAGGTGGAATCACCAATCTGGCAACAGCCTACTATATGCTGATTAAGATGATCGATGACTTGGAACAAGATGCCATGAAAGTCACTGATGCATTAATACAGGCCACCAGTTCTTGTGTGGACTAGGTAAATGTGGTTTCTTGTTATACTGAGTGAAAATAAACACATACAGTCATAATACTTGTGTCATTCTTGTCATGCATAATACATAAAATGATGGTCTTCACCCGACTGAAATGCGATCAGCAAGGCCGGCCACCCTCTGTTTccagatgtgagtgagtgactattcTTCCGCCTTTATCAGCAATatccagctatattgcagcagtctgtaaataatcgagtcttgaccacaTCCTCTAATATCTAATTATCAACATCaggagcatccatctacgcTAATGACattcagtgacatgtgtcagaaaGCCTGtctacctgatcctgttagtcacggCTGGTAACAAGAGAAAAGAGCTCCacgtattgtacccatgtggggaatcgaacccgagttttcgacgtgacaagccaacactttCCCCATTGGACTTtgactacctcaccgccccggATAAGCCTGGAAAATAACCATGTGAAAGGTCACCTAGGTAAGTGAATGTAATCAGATGTTTTAGGATTTTACAGAGGATGTCTTTGTTCTTATATCTTGGTGAAGAAAGTGGACAATTTGTTACTACGAGAGAGTCTACAGTATGTCTGCTGATGAAGCCATACAGTAGAATATATCGGCCCAAGTATACGCTAGACTGCTGAGAAACTACAACACGCAGGGTCTCCAGTCAAAATTCTGTAAAGCAATTATTAAATAAGTTTTATAAACTATGTAGGAAAAACATGTAACTAGTCGAAGAAGCGTAAGTCAAATACGTCAACATCTTCATATTGAGGGACACGATGTTTTGGAGCATATACCTAGTCCTTCATCTCAAACCAAAGAAGCTGTCAGCCATCACATTCTTGCCTTTGTGTGTATCATTTCTAAACGCTGCTCAAAGTAGGCCAGAGAACAATATTTATTGACACAGAAGACCGCATCACAGCATTCAGCTGAAAGACATTCCAAGAGGCACCTGTGTAATCTCAGTATTATTGTTTATGCATTCAAACATTTCGCTTCTTCAGTCCCTTTCGGATGAGAGCACGAATCTCTTGAAAGAGTCAGTTAACACCTCACGTTTACGCATTTTACGAATGTACACTTTCATTTGGACGGGATTTGGTGGGGTAGTcgagtggttaaaacgtttgctctTCActttcgattccacacatgagtacaatatgtgactCCTATTTCTGGTGTGGACCACCGTCTGCATCTACGTAAGTACTTATAATTTGGTCTCATTGCACCACCTATTGCAGGTACATAAATATCATATTGACATGGAATTAGCCCCATTTCAGTTTCAATACCTTCAGCCTCCCGATTCACAAAGCATTCGCGACTTCACGACCAGTCGTAACACAATAAGCTTACGAAGGTCGTAGTTCAGCGCATTGTGGATATGAATCCGGCTTTCTTTTGATTATTACGGTATGATTCAAAGATGAATTATGGCTTCAATGGATTTTTTCTTTGGGTTCAAAGATCACACTTAAAAAGCCATAAAGCGGCTTGAGAAGTCATGGTTCTAGGTACATCCACAAATAAGATAGAACAAGTagtgaatttattttgaatgttAACGTGCGGTTGTGGGGTGCACGGTGGATCTTATGtaagtgttttcgttttatgccgatttgagcaatattccagcaatatcacggcgggggacactggaaatgggcttcacacatcgtacgcATGTGGAGAATGGGagactacctcaccgccccagTATCTAAGCAGCTTATGTTCCAATTTTATCATTTGTCCACGAGATGTTTCTTGACAGGAGTGTTGAGCTTCATAAAAACGCATGTGTAACGAATGTTTCATGCAGCATAGattttattcaaaacaaatgcaaataaatacaaatCGAACCATCTTCGAAAGCTATATTACGACACGGAGAAAGTCTGTAACTACATCAGTGATTTATTACATATGGTGATTTATTCATTGATATCATTGATCACCTCCAGAAAAACATGAATGTCCTTTTGTGACAGTTATCTGATTCTTTTGATATTCTCAGTTTTGAAGTTTCATACAATTACATGAGAAATTAGAAACTACAGATTTCATTcgaaacaagtaaataatccaaaataaaaaaaagacatCGAATGATGTCATGGAGAATGCAGTTAACAGCAGTTGTAGTCGTCGATTTCTGGATGTCAACACTGCAGCAACTTCAGACGCCCATGCCGCAACTG
The window above is part of the Haliotis asinina isolate JCU_RB_2024 chromosome 1, JCU_Hal_asi_v2, whole genome shotgun sequence genome. Proteins encoded here:
- the LOC137288119 gene encoding interferon-inducible GTPase 5-like; the encoded protein is MDDSSFENITQDEIDEIRRHVDEHGLSGLPRVIQEKMTEWQNVPLSVAVVGESGVGKSTFINSIRGLTADDEGSAAVGTGDTTKEPTMYRHPYNEKLVFWDLPGVGTPKFPQDKSYLGRVGYSKYDFFLLLSDDRFTSKDIWLAWEIESLKKDYFFVRTKIDDAMESAEHSEHNFSQSKILERIKKNCNDNFTAGQLKKRPVYCIDSYDKHTWDYSKLMEDILVSLPEQKRNALVLSLSPLTKGVIKSKTVVLKTRAKKVALISGIQGAGTSLIPIPLLGGAISVSLDIALLANEVIFYLKQYGLDDASLRELSSRTNTPVEYFKDALKDGSTIMASRQSVKTFLTNMVKSEAAEEAVKRIPIELTRFIPIVNALVGGITNLATAYYMLIKMIDDLEQDAMKVTDALIQATSSCVD